In Fusarium oxysporum Fo47 chromosome VII, complete sequence, the following proteins share a genomic window:
- a CDS encoding fungal-specific transcription factor domain-containing protein yields MGCRADPSACVYRPKVRRTRARRSTSNHPTRGVNSVSLFSEVIEPLHSPSPGETEITNSALCREVTAAHNFPHFAGHLEISYGPASSFAFLQHVHRAISSHDETENAGRPLDEGGLDRFAMRGVFFGLPPRISLQAISVQDTIHKIIRRPSALKFLDTFKTFSLHIFPFFTSESLDELLDRAYSPTSSIPRQSHDEVVLLAILASGSLNAAETNEAERLFQHATRHAESSGDAVTLPTIQFSLLMADYQLNMGRPNAAYLLISAACCKAYALGLHRFSTQVALSEQEIQVRRATLWTIFSYDSWIAFSLGRSNNMRKGDITCPYPDKQTLLVDRCRIAAAMEEASASIYNKRFDSVLQLYNTVESLHAVVVQNCKLLSREIMHFVIQGSPAETLGHVALLNIYYNLVITIYRPFMITEYLVQSAGRIDRGEMLWLRPACRKATAAAEDCIVLTHQIRRVVDVHRGRWQGRPSKRIMAE; encoded by the exons ATGGGCTGCCGAGCGGATCCTTCCGCCTGCGTCTATCGGCCCAAGGTCCGCCGCACCAGGGCCCGACGGTCAACATCCAACCATCCAACCCGAGGAGTCAATTCCGTCAGCTTGTTCTCCGAAGTTATTGAGCCTCTGCATAGTCCTTCGCCCGGTGAGACAGAAATCACAAACTCTGCACTATGTCGCGAGGTGACCGCTGCACACAATTTCCCCCACTTCGCGGGCCATTTGGAAATTTCTTATGGCCCAGCGTCTAGCTTTGCCTTCCTCCAACATGTTCACCGGGCGATTTCCAGCCACGACGAAACAGAAAATGCTGGAAGACCTCTTGATGAGGGGGGCTTGGACAGGTTCGCGATGAGAGGTGTCTTCTTTGGGCTCCCGCCAAGAATCAGTTTGCAAGCCATCTCGGTCCAAGACACCATCCACAAAATCATTCGGAGACCCAGTGCTCTCAAATTCTTGGATACTTTCAAGACTTTTTCTCTCCATATATTTCCATTTTTCACATCAGAAAGCCTCGATGAGCTACTAGACAGGGCGTATAGTCCAACTTCTAGCATCCCACGTCAGTCCCACGACGAAGTGGTCCTCCTGGCCATCCTAGCCAGTGGTTCGCTTAACGCGGCCGAGACTAACGAAGCTGAGCGACTCTTCCAGCATGCAACTCGGCACGCCGAATCGTCTGGCGACGCTGTCACCCTTCCGACGATCCAATTCTCCCTGCTAATGGCCGACTACCAGCTGAACATGGGCCGTCCAAATGCAGCCTACTTACTGATTAGTGCGGCCTGCTGCAAGGCCTACGCACTGGGTCTTCATAGATTTTCTACACAAGTAGCTCTAAGCGAGCAAGAAATTCAAGTGCGCCGGGCTACTCTGTGGACTATATTCTCATACGACAG CTGGATCGCATTCAGTCTAGGCAGGTCAAACAACATGCGGAAAGGAGATATTACTTGCCCTTATCCAGACAAACAAACTCTGCTCGTTGACCGTTGCCGTATTGCAGCCGCAATGGAAGAAGCTTCAGCCTCCATATATAACAAACGATTTGACTCAGTGTTGCAACTGTATAATACAGTCGAGAGTCTTCATGCCGTTGTCGTGCAAAACTGCAAGCTGCTCAGCCGCGAAATAATGCATTTTGTGATTCAGGGCTCGCCAGCCGAGACCCTAGGTCATGTCGCCCTATTGAACA tttattataatctCGTCATTACCATCTATCGCCCGTTTATGATTACAGAGTATCTTGTACAGTCTGCTGGCAGAATTGACCGTGGCGAAATGCTCTGGCTTCGGCCAGCCTGCCGGAAAGCTACAGCAGCTGCTGAGGACTGTATTGTCCTCACACATCAGATACGGCGGGTTGTCGATGTCcatcgaggaagatggcAGGGGAGGCCCTCCAAGAGGATTATGGCAGAGTAG
- a CDS encoding fungal-specific transcription factor domain-containing protein: MSSSSSHPFISGNQSPLSGSKLRKLRPAPGPSSGGTSSDSSQGPSLQPRLLPRANLTKIASEPCRKRKAKCCGERPKCKACINKGLECHYQASDQDLFDLKRKHDEIQERANIYERLYDLLMNLPEQDSHAILRRLRKGTDGATTILQGDDGDLLLQVASALNTRPCKGQDVENLSDWLRGALPSGGGGLSVVATPGSHNANLSDASASTPAGGTSAAASCPLSLGPGNATGSNPDPKVMSSSENRRGPSHSRNASWVEGMQDDHMPAGLPRSHGLDHVPFVLNQREWEHHPSAWTAITNNINLILHLLALYFCWEYPVFAPLSKRHFLQDFRDGRHRYCSPLLVNALLALGCRFSTNLITRTDSEDPQSAGDHFFKEAQRLFDQETDHHSLTTIQALGIMSIREANCGRGSESRYYAGQSIRLAFEMGLHRTPDNGDQEELAVQLATFWGAFSLDNVSSLVTGSLPNCSYTLHLPSKPAVVRDVEASVWVPYTDDDAPLQLQYEQPSNERSVYKCLCELSQRVHKSLYLLHSPRKTLTAQGLLGIYTEYLDWYNGVPEVLRLGHNFTPAVLFAHMYYHFATLLLFWPFVNLRIIESEVSPRDVCLQAANAIQGFLTSYSRIYPLKLAPSFVPYFALASSIIHLALMAGTVQAHKLGTAARTDLHLSEAVKQGIDGLAEMARYHHVAEQALHLLRHLAKEWNTDVNIEIGAALDLEEYERLGRSFGGIVNFFALTMVAQASVSDTITDKDVRETAPCQPGKTVKNLEDLLFLPSAMQGLPMLSKDKALAEAGFAVL, encoded by the exons AtgtcctcctcatcttcacacCCGTTTATTAGCGGCAACCAATCGCCTTTGAGCGGTTCCAAACTTCGTAAACTTCGACCAGCTCCAGGGCCGAGTTCTGGGGGGACTAGTTCTGACTCCAGTCAAGGACCATCGCTCCAACCTCGTCTCCTTCCCCGCGCCAATCTAACAAAAATCGCCAGCGAACCGTGTCGGAAACGAAAGGCCAAA TGTTGTGGCGAACGTCCAAAATGCAAGGCTTGTATCAACAAAGGTCTCGAGTGCCATTACCAGGCTTCCGATCAAGACCTGTTTGACCTAAAGCGCAAACACGATGAAATACAGGAAAGGGCCAACATTTACGAACGGCTCTACGACCTTCTGATGAATCTACCAGAACAAGACTCGCATGCCATCCTCCGCAGACTTCGCAAAGGCACTGATGGTGCCACAACCATTCTGCAGGGGGATGACGGCGACCTTCTCTTACAAGTAGCATCGGCGTTAAATACACGACCGTGCAAGGGACAAGACGTCGAAAACTTGTCTGATTGGCTTCGTGGGGCGCTGCCCTCGGGTGGTGGTGGGTTGTCTGTCGTTGCCACGCCAGGTAGCCATAACGCCAACCTCAGTGACGCTTCCGCCTCTACGCCTGCGGGCGGTACTTCGGCGGCCGCATCTTGTCCCCTAAGCTTGGGACCTGGGAACGCCACGGGTAGTAATCCTGACCCGAAAGTAATGAGCTCTTCGGAAAATCGTCGAGGGCCGTCACACTCTCGGAATGCATCATGGGTCGAGGGCATGCAGGATGACCATATGCCTGCTGGACTACCCCGATCCCATGGGCTAGATCATGTTCCATTTGTTTTAAACCAACGAGAATGGGAGCATCATCCTTCGGCATGGACCGCCATTACCAATAACATCAACTTGATACTACATCTTCTTGCTTTGTACTTTTGCTGGGAGTATCCAGTATTCGCACCTCTTAGCAAAAGGCATTTCCTTCAAGATTTTCGCGATGGAAGACACAGATATTGCTCGCCCTTACTTGTTAATGCgttgcttgcccttggctGCCGCTTTTCCACCAATCTTATTACTAGGACTGATTCTGAAGACCCACAGTCGGCAGGCGACCACTTCTTTAAAGAGGCGCAGCGGCTCTTTGACCAAGAGACAGATCACCACTCTCTAACGACAATCCAAGCCTTGGGAATCATGTCGATTCGAGAAGCTAATTGTGGTCGAGGCTCAGAGAGTCGGTATTATGCGGGACAGAGCATACGGCTGGCTTTTGAGATGGGCCTGCATCGTACCCCCGATAATGGAGATCAGGAGGAGCTTGCTGTTCAGTTGGCGACTTTCTGGGGCGCATTTTCTCTAGATAA TGTGTCTTCTCTGGTAACGGGTTCATTGCCTAATTGTTCTTATACCCTGCACTTGCCATCTAAGCCTGCTGTTGTAAGAGATGTTGAGGCATCAGTCTGGGTTCCTTACACAGATGACG ATGCGCCACTGCAGCTACAGTATGAGCAGCCATCTAATGAGCGGTCGGTATATAAGTGCCTCTGTGAGCTAAGTCAACGGGTACACAAATCTCTATACCTTCTGCACTCACCTAGAAAGACCTTAACAGCACAGGGCCTACTGGGCATCTATACAGAGTACCTCGACTGGTACAACGGAGTGCCCGAAGTCCTGCGGCTCGGTCACAACTTTACTCCGGCAGTGCTATTCGCCCA CATGTACTACCACTTTGCAACCTTACTACTCTTTTGGCCCTTTGTTAACTTGCGTATTATCGAGTCTGAGGTATCACCGCGAGACGTCTGTTTACAGGCTGCAAATGCCATACAGGGCTTTCTCACATCCTACTCGCGGATATACCCACTGAAGTTGGCGCCGTCTTTCGTGCCATACTTCGCGCTGGcctcatccatcatccaCCTTGCTCTCATGGCCGGAACGGTACAGGCACACAAGTTAGGCACGGCAGCGAGGACTGACCTTCACCTCTCTGAGGCAGTGAAGCAGGGTATCGATGGACTTGCAGAAATGGCGCGTTACCATCACGTTGCCGAACAAGCCCTCCACCTTCTCCGCCATCTGGCTAAGGAGTGGAACACTGATGTCAATATTGAGATAGGCGCTGCTCTAGATCTAGAGGAGTACGAGAGGCTTGGCAGATCATTCGGTGGTATTGTCAATTTCTTTGCGCTCACTATGGTTGCCCAGGCCTCTGTTTCCGACACCATTACGGATAAAGATGTTAGAGAAACAGCGCCGTGTCAACCCGGAAAGACAGTAAAGAACTTGGAGGACCTGCTCTTTTTGCCATCCGCTATGCAGGGGCTTCCAATGCTCTCAAAGGACAAGGCACTAGCGGAGGCAGGCTTTGCCGTATTATGA
- a CDS encoding frequency clock protein — MPSNQSSSHRTPPSPLPPPAHNSLRRNSPSSNFETGSNDPLKWLNDLTHNVIANCGIMDINVPSGKEPDSSNMEKSYSNSQYQPGPPMPITTHSNSADDYRSIIDDLTLEIQQLKKELKHHKKLGPAALHEDKLFEIKIQGLPLQKKRELEAILRDFATDLKEFPDASSSQKKKTASPHSHGHIYSKCGIGYKHAPSSPGTNLGPTDSAYVSLSASAGPSSTPLSLPIMSSTKSSNSQVEDYLRDVPDGLYPQHMTMTDKERKSLVVRRLEQLFTGGTNGADISKVPLVRPGGSFVVTHDIADAQMEGLSTTYELPTHGTKPIQEARIPLFKQQSRPQGNKCNPRGCGSITDPNPDDIEAGGNNSGSASSTKLSPLVLPLPEQRPIRPCDLDPDRTHMPSENMNYIRHLSRLPPESSPAQQSIQDVYLDTEGWVYLSLLYNLAQLHLINVTSDFVRSSVSEGSTKLQLSPDGQKIRWRGGSKHTKLSSCSPSYDSQAGSFTDDIDGSEKKRKRQKTTRFTTNKSQSGGSSKDMPQFDPQLCARVQSFRYKPLFAQQNSSARHTSLDLTVWPLTAVDDDNPGEGDLGLDYSRGSAVRSQHHEGAISYYSGAPFCIDLSGDPATMSSTSRTLSSGQSQKDSRQVPDFPRCPRRTASGSFIGYRPLTDLCQNLHQQTSAMGEDNDEAQGSINNGSEQTSDIELDLVWNDNQQYMGQQPLVPCGLSGVLPADHFTVVVNTKRPKKDLLPCASEPQTERPNENIERIHQRAAMLTCPVPGGSEAKTIEESPHIEIEYLSWRIKRLVPVPLPSPVSFFPPFSTDNSTSGEDDDPSIAANDTGSSEGDMS; from the exons ATGCCGTCGAATCAAAGCAGTTCACATAGAACCCCACCATCaccactaccaccaccagcTCATAATTCTCTCCGCCGTAACTCCCCCAGCAGCAATTTTGAGACGGGGTCGAACGACCCACTGAAGTGGCTTAACGACTTAACCCATAATGTGATCGCCAATTGCGGTATTATGGACA TTAATGTACCCTCTGGGAAAGAACCTGATTCATCGAATATGGAGAAGTCATACTCAAATAGTCAGTACCAGCCTGGCCCTCCTATGCCCATCACGACACATAGTAATAGCGCCGATGACTACCGCAGCATCATTGACGACCTAACACTCGAGATTCAACAGCTAaagaaggagctcaagcaCCACAAGAAATTGGGCCCGGCCGCACTTCATGAAGACAAGCTGTTTGAGATCAAGATTCAGGGGCTGCCCCTCcaaaaaaagagagaactAGAGGCCATACTAAGGGATTTTGCCACCGACCTCAAGGAGTTTCCAGACGCTTCATCATCGCAAAAAAAGAAGACGGCATCCCCCCACAGCCATGGTCACATATACTCGAAATGTGGAATTGGCTACAAACATGCTCCTTCCTCTCCAGGTACCAACCTCGGGCCAACCGATTCTGCTTATGTCTCCTTGTCGGCCAGTGCCGGGCCTTCGAGTACGCCTCTTAGCCTTCCCATTATGAGTTCAACCAAATCATCAAACAGCCAGGTCGAAGACTATCTACGAGATGTTCCCGACGGCCTATACCCGCAACACATGACCATGACAGACAAGGAGCGAAAAAGTCTTGTCGTTCGCCGTCTCGAACAGCTCTTTACAGGCGGGACTAACGGTGCCGACATTTCGAAGGTGCCGCTTGTGCGGCCGGGTGGTAGCTTCGTTGTAACACATGATATAGCGGATGCACAGATGGAGGGCCTGTCAACAACCTACGAATTACCCACTCATGGGACTAAGCCTATCCAGGAAGCAAGAATCCCCCTCTTCAAACAACAATCGCGTCCCCAAGGAAACAAGTGCAATCCAAGGGGTTGTGGTTCGATTACTGATCCCAATCCGGACGACATAGAGGCTGGGGGCAATAACAGTGGCTCGGCCTCGAGTACGAAGCTGTCTCCTCTAGTCCTGCCTTTGCCAGAACAGCGACCCATACGACCATGTGATTTGGACCCCGATCGTACTCATATGCCGTCTGAGAATATGAACTACATCCGGCATTTGAGTCGACTGCCGCCCGAGTCCTCGCCTGCACAGCAGAGTATCCAAGACGTCTACCTAGACACTGAGGGCTGGGTGTATTTGAGCCTGCTGTACAACTTGGCCCAGCTCCATTTAATCAACGTAACATCAGATTTTGTACGCTCTTCTGTCTCTGAAGGCAGCACCAAGTTGCAGTTGTCTCCTGACGGGCAGAAAATTCGATGGCGAGGCGGATCCAAACATACCAAGCTCAGTAGCTGCAGCCCTAGCTACGACTCGCAAGCTGGTTCTTTTACCGACGATATTGATGGTTCGGAAAAGAAACGCAAACGCCAGAAGACTACCCGTTTTACTACCAATAAATCCCAATCTGGCGGCTCAAGTAAGGATATGCCTCAATTTGATCCACAGCTTTGCGCTCGAGTTCAAAGTTTCCGCTACAAGCCACTATTTGCTCAGCAGAATTCGTCAGCTAGGCACACTTCACTGGATTTAACGGTTTGGCCTTTGACGGCGGTGGACGACGATAATCCTGGCGAGGGGGACTTGGGCTTGGATTACTCCAGAGGGTCGGCTGTTAGATCGCAACACCACGAGGGTGCTATCTCATACTATAGCGGCGCGCCTTTCTGTATTGATTTGTCAGGCGATCCAGCTACCATGTCATCAACCAGTCGCACTCTCTCCAGCGGCCAAAGCCAAAAGGATTCTCGGCAAGTACCAGACTTCCCCCGGTGTCCTCGACGAACAGCATCTGGGTCCTTCATCGGCTACAGACCGTTGACGGATCTATGCCAAAACCTGCATCAGCAGACTTCAGCCATGGGCGAGGATAATGATGAAGCTCAGGGTTCAATAAACAATGGTAGTGAACAAACCAGCGATATCGAGCTGGATTTGGTTTGGAACGACAATCAGCAATACATGGGACAACAGCCATTGGTTCCCTGCGGACTTAGTGGTGTTCTACCCGCTGATCACTTTACGGTTGTTGTCAATACTAAACGGCCTAAAAAAGACCTCCTTCCATGCGCTTCCGAGCCTCAGACTGAAAGGCCAAATGAAAACATAGAAAGGATTCATCAACGGGCGGCGATGTTAACTTGTCCCGTCCCCGGTGGTTCAGAAGCAAAAACAATCGAAGAGTCACCGCATATCGAGATTGAGTATCTGTCATGGCGCATCAAGAGACTGGTACCAGTTCCACTGCCATCCCCTGTCAGTTTCTTTCCGCCGTTTAGTACCGATAATTCCAcatctggggaagatgacgatCCATCTATAGCTGCGAATGATACAGGGTCATCAGAGGGGGATATGAGCTGA
- a CDS encoding uncharacterized protein (expressed protein) — translation MRKSDWPRKLTAKGMENLSGNVGIVMQALIREVCDETMKQMAKAQQETVKEITTSHERIIGTLWNAWKKEQQALEQMIEGQVKAIRQLQQD, via the exons ATGCGTAAATCAGACTGGCCACGAAAGCTAACAGCGAAAGGAATGGAGAACTTGTCCGGTAATGTTGGGATAGTAATGCAAGCCCTGATCCGCGAAGTATGCGACGAAACAATGAAACAGATGGCGAAGGCGCAGCAGGAAACCGTCAAGGAAATCACGACTTCTCACGAGAGAATCATTGGGACTCTGTGGAATGCCTGGAAAAAGGAGCAGCAGGCGCTCGAGCAAATGATCGAAGGCCAGGTAAAAGCGATCAGGCAGCTGCAACAGG ATTGA
- a CDS encoding Bromodomain-containing protein, translated as MSCNNRIDFVPSLPAQEGLGKGPIPLREKSAVIEERNGEIEFRVVNNDGDRESLIVLGGLKCVFQKQLPEMPKSYIARLVYDRAHMSIIIVRKPLAVVGGITYRPFKHRKFAEIAFCAVLSDEQAKGYGAHLMAHLKDYIKASSNMMHLLTYADNSAIPYFKKQGFTKEITLDDSIWKGCIKDYEGGTLMQCSMLPRIRYLDVGRMLLKQKKCVHAKIQAFSKSHVVHQPPKRWENGLTPIDPLSIDAIRASGWSPGMDELARKSHHGPNYKQLLHLLNDLQDHQSSWPFRQPVSEDDVADYYEVIKEPMDLSTMEARLEAEQYMTPEDFIKDAQLIFDNCRQFNGENSLYVKCANKLEKYMWRQIRTVSEWSHLE; from the exons ATGAGTTGCAACAATCGTATTGACTTCGTGCCCTCGCTTCCGGCGCAGGAAGGACTAGGGAAGGGGCCCATTCCACTTCGTGAGAAG TCCGCAGTTATTGAAGAACGTAACGGCGAGATAGAATTTCGAGTCGTCAACAATGATGGTGACCGGGAGAGTCTCATCGTCCTGGGTGGGCTGAAATGTGTCTTTCAGAAGCAGCTACCGGAGATGCCTAAGAGCTACATCGCGCGCCTCGTCTACGATAGAGCTCACATGTCCATCATCATTGTGAGGAAACCGCTAGCAGTAGTAGGTGGCATCACGTACCGGCCGTTCAAGCACCGCAAGTTCGCCGAGATTGCCTTCTGCGCCGTCTTATCAGATGAGCAGGCCAAGGGCTACGGGGCACACCTCATGGCGCATCTGAAGGACTACATTAAGGCATCATCAAATATGATGCATCTCCTGACCTATGCCGACAACTCGGCCATCCCCTATTTCAAGAAACAGGGTTTTACAAAGGAGATCACGTTGGATGACTCAATTTGGAAGGGGTGTATAAAAGACTATGAGGGCGGAACTCTTATGCAGTGCTCTATGCTCCCAAGGATTCGCTACCTAGACGTAGGCCGCATGCTcctcaagcagaagaaatgcGTCCATGCCAAAATACAGGCCTTTAGTAAGAGCCACGTGGTCCATCAACCTCCGAAACGGTGGGAGAACGGCCTTACTCCGATTGATCCCCTATCCATCGACGCAATCCGGGCGTCAGGTTGGTCACCTGGTATGGACGAGCTGGCTAGGAAATCCCACCACGGCCCGAATTACAAGCAGCTGTTACATCTCTTAAATGACCTCCAGGACCATCAATCATCGTGGCCATTCCGGCAGCCTGTCAGCGAGGACGATGTCGCCGACTATTACGAAGTCATCAAGGAACCAATGGACCTAAGTACTATGGAGGCCAGGCTGGAAGCGGAGCAATACATGACACCTGAGGATTTCATTAAAGACGCCCAGCTCATCTTTGACAACTGTCGTCAATTCAATGGCGAGAATTCGCTCTATGTGAAGTGTGCCAACAAGTTAGAGAAGTACATGTGGCGGCAGATACGCACGGTCTCCGAGTGGTCACATTTGGAGTAG
- a CDS encoding uncharacterized protein (expressed protein), which yields MAIKPECSTVPACNSGRHKPSEAPPRRTIEKRHDTQFNDTFTELRDSISSMRVIMAKEGEESAMKDPQEVTPKLIGDEEAIICMAREYIALLEERNRSLVEEHTVLQSTIAAFEMLFPRY from the exons ATGGCAATCAAGCCCGAGTGTTCTACCGTACCGGCATGCAACTCGGGCCGTCACAAACCATCGGAAGCCCCGCCCAGGCGCACAATCGAGAAGCGCCACGACACGCAGTTCAATGATACGTTTACCGAACTACGTGATAGTATCTCCAGTATGAGAGTTATAATGGCAAaggaaggagaggagagTGCAATGAAGGATCCGCAAGAAGTAACGCCTAAATTGATAGGAGATGAG GAGGCCATTATATGTATGGCGAGAGAGTATATTGCGCTCCTCGAGGAGAGAAACAGATCTCTCGTAGAAGAACATACAGTACTGCAGTCGACAATTGCTGCGTTTGAAATGTTATTTCCACGTTACTGA